One window of the Eucalyptus grandis isolate ANBG69807.140 chromosome 8, ASM1654582v1, whole genome shotgun sequence genome contains the following:
- the LOC108954911 gene encoding uncharacterized protein LOC108954911, with protein MLHFEYEVLKFNAVGTHMALNLMCSCSICGDQFLWNCVDLIPCKVFCTASQKLMNANSSSAPFATDISNLEDPTYKVGKLSVEQRKEKIHRYMKKRNERNFSKKIKYACRKSLADSRPRVRGRFAKNEEFGENSRLACGHLGDVEKDEVVVKEDDMMESSDIFAHISGVNSFNYSIQSWI; from the exons ATgcttcattttgaatatgaagTTTTAAAGTTCAATGCAGTTGGTACGCACATGGCATTAAATCTCATGTGCTCTTGTAGTATTTGTGGTGACCAATTCTTATGGAATTGTGTCGATTTGATACCGTGTAAGGTATTTTGCACCGCAAGCCAAAAGCTGATGAACGCGAATTCGAGTTCTGCACCTTTCGCAACAGATATTTCAAACTTAGAAGACCCAACTTACAAGGTAGGAAAACTCTCAGTTgagcagaggaaggagaagatccATCGGTACATGAAGAAGAGGAACGAAAGGAACTTCAGCAAGAAGATTAAG TATGCGTGCCGCAAAAGTCTGGCAGACAGCCGTCCGCGAGTGAGAGGGAGATTCGCAAAGAACGAGGAATTCGGGGAGAACTCTAGGCTCGCTTGTGGCCATCTTGGGGATGTTGAAAAGGACGAA GTGGTTGTGAAAGAAGATGACATGATGGAATCATCTGATATCTTTGCTCATATCAGTGGAGTCAATTCCTTTAACTACTCAATCCAATCTTGGATTTGA